CTAAAAGAGCTAGAAAATAAACCACTTCTTCCACAAGGTAAAACACACAATactttagattaaaaaaaaaaaacaaattaaacgaGGCCCTTCATAcatgtcataattcacagttagTTACttcatatttgaaaattaaacgatttgctattttatttttaattttacaaacaatTACAACCTTATGTTAAATCTGGACACCAAATcgttaacagaattaaaaatgAGTtgtcaaatcgtttgaaaatatgatatcaaatcgttaacataattgaaagtcaagtaccaaatcgttaatataattaaatgtgaggtatcaaatcgtttgaaagtgaaTACCAaatagttaacggaattaacagAAATCCGTAATTATTATCAGAATTAAAAGTGAGATgcaaattgtttggttttgaaataaaaggtaCCACACAGTAAATTATAACATACGTGGAGGggcttaattataataatttactcttAGAAAAAACCTACGAATATTGAAAGACCCCAAATTTCCGAAGGAGTCAAATATTCATGACCAATGTTTTCAAACCCGGACCGGCGACAGACCCGGTGAGGTCACTGGTTAaaggttcaaccggttcaaccggttgaaccgctgGTTGAACCGtttgaataataaataaatgaatagcTATGCAcagtaatatatttaaaaaataaatgggcAAAAGAAAGGGTGACGATATTTCCAGAGCTAAATTTACTAGGGAAAGagcaatattttttaatttgacaatattatccttatttaaatattagtcAACTTcttgttctttaatttttttcttcttcttcaaaaatAACCTAACTAATTTAAATAGAATAATTAACATTTCTTTTCTGCACCCTTTTTTGAGCCTCTCTTTATATGCTATCCATTTCTAAAtctgaaacgtttttttttttatttttgtgttgcgTTTTTTACTAGTTTTATGTTCAATCATTTCGTGGTTTCCTGGAATTATTAAAGTTTAATCAATGCTTCATAAATATATGAAAACATAGAAGGATGAAGGTTTGGGCTTATGCTTAACACCAGACTCGTGATGGGCAATTTGGATTAATGGTTTCGGCAGACTTTATTTTCtatggaaaaattaaaaaatcaatgaATTTTAAGAAATGGGCAGCAGAGGCAGAGGGTGATTCGAAAAATATTTACAAGAAAAGATAGAATCActctaatttaattagttaggTATTTTGGGGGGGAAATAGAATAGGAAGAAAAGAATAGATTTAGATTTGATTAAGGGTAGATctgtcaaatttaaaaaaactgcTCTTTTCCTAGCAATTTTAGCTCTGGAAATAGTGTCACTCAAATTTATTTTGGACTCTTAATGAATATGTGGGCTTTATAATCAATATCCAGGCCCTTCAAACTTCATGTACTTAAACAACTTACACTATTAGGGTTTTATATTCCTTTTGATAACTTTTTACAAAAGCATGGCGGCAGCAAATTTTTTGAAATACATCCTTTGGCAATCAATAATAGAAGATTGGAAGAATACATCAATCATGATCATCAATTCCCATTTTTCTTGTTGTGCCGCATCACCAATTTCTTGCATCATTATATCtttgtctttttatttttataaactggAATTTATTTTCCCACTGAACAGATAAAAACCGATTTTAAAGGTCCAACCGGTTTCCCGGTTTTCCGGGTTTCAACGGGTATTTCCGGTTCAAAGAGGTTGAACCGGAAATCCGGGTTTTAATGAAGAATCGGACCGGACTGGCCTCCGGTTCCCGGttaaaccggttcaaccggcCGGTCCAGTCCGGGTTTGAAATCATTGTTCATGACTACTGCCGAGTATTAAAAAATCTTGCAAGTTGCATGTATAGTGAAGTTATATTTACTCtatggcttaattccttaaaaaacccccaccttacacttttttttcgtttataccctgatcttgtaaaaacaccgtttgtacccaattttgagtttttatgtttcatctctacccaaaaacattaaattgtactcttttcatttgaaaaagagtataaaacaatccttcatttttaacttatatactaattagatattaatgttattaatagtacaaaaataccatcttcttcaaaaaattaaaaataataataattttttttaatttttttcaaaagtatttccgaattttttttatttttttttattattttataaaattaaaaaaattaaaaatatttccgaaaaaaattaaaaataataatgatttttttttaattttataaaattttataaaattaaaaaaattaattaattatttggatatatttgattattttttaattttaaggatttatttgtattttttaaaatagaaaaaagtatgttttaaactctttttcaaatgaaaagagtacaatttaatgcttttgggtagggatgaaatataaaaacctaaaattggatacaaatagtgtttttacaaggtcagggtataaataaaaaaaaagtgcaaggtgggtttttttttaaagaattaaacctTACTCTATAAATGATGTATAGCATCAAATTCCCTTGAACAAAAACATATCATTACAGCACACAGCTTTGTCTCTCTTAATTGCATCTTATCTTCTGTTTCCTGCTACCTTAGTTTAatactactttttttttttgataatttgaagGGAGGAACGTTTGTGGTAGAACTCGAACCcacagcgcttataccatttgagttatagcttatTGGTTTTAGTTTAATACTTGTATATCATGTTATCCATATCTAGCCACCCAATGAACCTGGAAACTCAAAAAGCAACCCCACCAACACCAAGATCACCTCTGCAGCCTCCAACTTTCGGAAACTTGGTCACCATTCTTAGCATTGATGGAGGCGGAATTAGAGGACTTATACCCGGAACAATTCTCGCCTTTTTGGAGTCTGAGCTTCAGGTTCCATTCTTATACATATATGTTCAATGAACAAAAATGATCAAATTTCCTTTATCTTTATGAATTTTTGTTtagtattgtttttttttttgatagtttTGTTTAGTATTAGTTAATTTTTGTGTGCAATGTATGCGCAGAAATTGGACGGTGAGGATGCAAGATTGGCAGATTATTTTGATGTGATTACAGGAACTAGCACCGGCGGTATTGTCACTGCTATGCTCACCATACCGAACAAACAAAATCGCCCATTATTTGCTGCTAgagatattaataaattttatctcGAACACTGCCCCAAAATATTTCCTCAAGACAAGTAATTACcagttttttgtttttcacACTTCCTTCTTTGTCAAGTTACACGAACTCCTAATTAATCAATTATAGGATTATTTATCAATCAGGTCTATTTTTGCTCCTGCGACGAATCTGGTCAGGTCTTTGACAGGACCAAAATATGATGGCGAACATTTACGCCATGTTCTGAGGAAGAAATTTGGAGATACACGATTAGATCAGACATTGACACATGTCGTCATCCCAACGTTTGATATTAAACACCTTCAGCCTACTGTCTTCTCAAGCTTTGAGGTTTATATACAGAACATATTTCTCCATCAGTGGATTTTCCAATTCTGTTCGTTCCAATATTCATGATTTTAACTTTCAATGGCTTTGGTTTTTCACGGTTTAGGTGAGGAAGAACCCAAGCTTGAATGCTCTCTTATCGGATATATGCATTGCAACTTCAGCCGCTCCGACTTATCTTCCCGCTCATGGTTTTGAAACCAAAGATTCTGCCGGAAAAATAAGGAAGTTCGATCTTATTGATGGTAGTGTGGCGGCTAATAATCCGGTAATATGATAATGTGAGATGAATTCTTACttaattaatgatttattttggCATGGAAATTTTTATACATTGATCTTTCTAACTCTTGTACAAAAATATTCCAGTCTTTGGTGGCTATGGATGCTGTGATGAAAGAAATTAACCGTGCTAATCCAGATTTCTTCCCCATAAAGCCAACAGATTATACCCGATTCTTGGTGCTATCCTTAGGGACCGGTTCAGCAAAATGTGAAGAAAAATTCCAGGCTACCGATGCAGCTAAATGGGGATTGCTGGGATGGTTAACCAGTGAAGGCTCCACTCCGTTGATTGATGCGTTCATGCAAGCCAGCAGCGACATGGTTGATTTTCACATCTCCACTGTGTTTCAGGCTCTGCAGTCTGAAGAAAATTACATTCGGATTCAGGATGATACACTGACCGGAAATCTGTCTTCAGTGGATATAGCGACAAAAGAAAACTTAAATAATCTCGTCAAAGTTGGTGAAGAATTGCTAAAGAAACAAGTGGGGAGGGTTAATTTGGACACTGGTGCCTTTGCGCCGGCCTATATGGCAACAAATGAAGAGGCTCTTATCAAGTAAgttgataaattaatttgttattcTGTGACTattgtatcaaatatgtaaataatttgACATTTTTGTCTCTTTTgggttttggtttgttttaatGCGCAGGTTGGCTAAATTGTTGTCGAGGGAGAAGCAGCTTCGTGAGGCCAGATCACCGCATGGAAAAGCTGTTGCTCGGAGACAAACACttgtataaatattattatgagTTTACATTTTTATAGCAACTAGTTTGTAGTTTGTTGTGAACGTGCATTGCACGTGATTCataatttatttctttattacAATTTATGTATAAAACTAGTCGTAGGCTCGCGTATTTGCGCGAAATCAATTTCATATTCTATATAAacagtaatatttttatttaaaaaatgaatagaatgccaaaataattataataaatagtatggaaactaataatattaaataaaataaaaatacattctaatagtttttgtaataaatttttctaaagTATATGAATatctataaaatatattttttttcattttatattcttataatttttttgtattagaGTTTTATACATGATGCTACTTCTCATAATAAATATGGGCTGGATACCataataatcaataatttacaatatttataaaattttcttatgcagtttgatttttttacgaTTGATAATAAAAAGATTATTGTTCATTTTCTATTAGAAAACATGTGTTTAATTATTACATTGGCAAAAGTTGTATATTTATTTTCCTTCTCATCATAATGCTTTATAGTGACGAATTCTAATAGTACTATTTTTCCTACGAATAAATagagtatatattttaatattaatatattgagttttttttatattatatataattttataatgaaattttaaaaagttatagttATTTTTCGAATGACTTTCAAGaatgatattaaatttttcataatttgaaaataaagcaCCCTGAATCtatcaatataataaataataaattgatatgATTAGAATGAATATTATAGAAATtagatgaaattaatttttaaaaaatatgagtGGAATGAAATCAATTTTTACCTTAAAGTATCTTATCTTTAAGTCACTATCTaaagtaatttattaatttataactgGGGTGCAACACTTTAAATTAGCTACAATTATGAGTTTCGTcgtaaaagaaaaattatctaATAGATCATTAATTAGCtcttaagaaaaataaaaaaaacgcgtGACGATTTAACACAATATCTGGAGGTATGATCCTCTACCTAccaattttaaagtaattattcTTAGTCCTAATCTTAATTGTGTTCAACTAATTAATGAaggtttttaataattatacacACGTACATTTACTAATCTAATGCTAAGGGAAATTAACTAACATATGCATACTTTCTAGCAAGGGACTTAGATTTGAGTTAGTCTATGACTATAACATATATTAGTGGGTACGTGTTCCATTCATCATTGCAAGGAGATTAGATATGTGTATATTGCACACCCATAATGAACAAAACAATACTAACTGTTCACAGTATATGCAAGTTATCTCTATTATATATAAGATTTactgtaaaaaataataatatacctTCTTGGAATATTAATCGCACCAGTAGTTAGAATAAAATTGCTGAATAGAATTGCTGAATAGAATTATTCATGTAAATTAAAAGTACATCGGTAGAGTTTATATAGATTGAAATTTGACGAATTGTATTTAACTTGAAACTTATCACTTTCTCAACAACTCAATTGTTAAATacttatctatatatatattataatactaatttaaattaaattcatgataacaatttatctaaaataattaaattagaataagtagtttaaaaaaattggaggcTACCAGAATGCTCTATTttgtgagaatcaatgagagcgctccgttggtcctctcaattatataagtatatagatagaTTATTATTTCATGATTTCAGTTTTACATCGTATAAAACTCCTTAAAAGAAAGTGCTTACATTAAAGAGCAGGTGAAGTCCACGATTGATCATACATACATGTAATCACATGAGTTAGTGATTAAAAGAAATTGCTTACATTAAAGAGCAGGTGAAGTCCACGAAAGGAAAAAAATAGTAGTTAACTTTGCTGGAACATCCCAACGATTTTTGAAGTTTAATTATGATCAAATACTGagttattttaatgaatatgaagactaatttaaattagaagtattataaaatttaattaaaataagtagttTGAAAAAGGTGGGAACTAACaggaatgctctatttggtgagaatgaatgagagggctccgttggtcttctcaattatataatatatagaagATTATTGAATGTAATTTGgtaaatatatatgtaacatgatttatatttaaaactgtcatatataattttttttatatttgtcatttttatattttatattagttaaatataaaaaataaaaaaataaattttaataaaaataagctaATACGTATGACCATATAAAGAAGACAAAGTATAAAATTTCATATGATttctttagatttgttttttataatttttaaaaattaaattatatatattcgtGAACCTATTTGTTAGACatggttaattaatataatGATTGATATTGTGATccgttaatatattatttttaataataaatataaataaataaatatatattttatatgctaaatcatatatataaatttttataattaatcatttattttttatatttgaaattgtgAGCGTGAGcgtgattttttaattttatatttatcataatttacatTTGAAATTGTTGCTCgtggtttcttttttttttatatttatcataatttatatttgagaTTATTGCTCGTGGttctctttttttatatttatcgtgatttatacttaatattatctaaatatagAATgagaaatcaaaatttaaatcaaaatttaaataatctaaTGCATGTAGAGAGATTCCATATTGAGAGATTACAATATTATATGTAATTAAGATTAAAAaagatttttaaatgtttgatgaggattagaattttttttttaaagttagagaatttttatgtttatagaAGTGTTTGTGGTTGATTGATCAgattatgaaatttttttaacaattaaagtcTATAAATTGAGAGAGGGCATTTTTGTCCGTAGTTAGAAGTGTTTTCCGGCGATtacacttttatatatatatgttatgttATAAATTAAggcctaatgtttaaaaaactatcgaccttttagccccttttcaattctatccTGACATTATAAACCggtcaattttatcttattttgcaattttgtgttttaattgtaccctaaaatattaaattgacgttttttttcatttggaacaaattcaaaaatattctccatgtctagcacatattatgtgtttaaaatttatttagatttagttaaattaatttagaatttaaattagtttaatttaattatggtttttagttagttttaaaaaataaaggacttatttgtacttttttaaatggaaataaatttaattttatctttagatttagttaattgaatgatttcattatttaagtaaaaagaattgacaaaaattgaaaaatagaggtacaattaaaacgataaaatgcgaaatagaataaaattgatcaattttcaacgtcaggataggatTAAAAAGGTACTAAAAAGTCGGAGTTTTTTGCAACATTAGGCCATAAATTAATGATGTAATAACCTATTGTATTAGTATGTGGcctctaataataaaaaaacaaacaaacaaacaagacCATATTTTGTGGGGTCAGTCTAATATCTAATTTTGCTGctacatatattatttaaaattcatgtaATTTCTCCAAATATGGAATGCCTTTGAAGTCAATGATGTGCATCACAGTATCATTTCAGAAATTGATTAATGGCGGCAAGTATAGCTAACAGATAAATTAACTTATCTGATGTCTCTAATAGCTCATACTGTATTATTGGAGCTATATAAACAACAGTACTCAAGATGAGTTGAGCTGTCGCATCTGTTGCGAAGGTTAGATGTCCATTATTTTAGATATCAGATTAAATTTAGGAAATATAGGTTTCTATATTAGCAACTTTAACCTAGAGGTGGCCACAGATCATAAACCAGCAGTTCTGCTTCGAAACCGCCGGATCGCGGttcaagaaaaaatagaaaCCGGCCGGTTCCGGTTTCGGATTACCGACggttcaaaaaaattgaaagtaaaattaaaatttaattactaaaaactaaaaaatataatttaaaaataaaataacacgcGGAGATAATAtcgtaaaaaaataataaaataaaataaattttttaaatattatgttaactaaaaaaattaactaaaacaaataatactaaaaaacatatttataatttttataaaatcttttacaaatttataatattaaatttttaattaaattatataatatataagttaacTGAAATATATGGATAATGTGGTAATTAAATATTAGTAGTATACTttcattgaattttttttaggtagactcagtccaccacgtcatccgtggactaaaacAATCATATCATAGCACCTCATTAAAttgagggtattcttgtaatatcattattcaaaagtgtatgcaaataacaaacgaaattacaaaaatactctTATTTTAATGaagtattataatataattggcttagtccacagatgacgtggtagaccgagtctacataaAAATCTCTTCCATTGGAGTGGCATAATTACTACTAAATTAATAAAGAATCAAAGTTTGTACTTAACAATTTTGGTTAGTAGTCACAAAGTGACTATTTGCAATCTTGCAAAAGGTTACTTTATGACTGCTTAAGTGATTAGATATATTTaatgtataataaaatataatatatataatttaatataatataataaaaatatttaataataatttttattgacgGGTTCATCTTTGAACCGACGGTTCCAATCCAGATcgccggttcacggttcaaaaaATTTGAACGGCCCGTAACTGATCTTTCTACGATTTCGGCCGGTTTTAGTCCGGTTCTGGCCGGATTTGACCAGGCCGGTTTACAGACTGACCCGACCCATGGCCACCTCTATTtaaccattttatcaaaaacaattattgaACATTATCGTTGCGCTATGTCATTTGTGCAACAAACTAATAGTTCAGttatgtggaaaattgaataataaaaaataagtaatgattgaaaaattctctaccgcaaatgctcattgacttgttgtaaaatgacgtggcacaacGGTTGTATGG
This region of Mercurialis annua linkage group LG1-X, ddMerAnnu1.2, whole genome shotgun sequence genomic DNA includes:
- the LOC126684509 gene encoding patatin-like protein 2 gives rise to the protein MLSISSHPMNLETQKATPPTPRSPLQPPTFGNLVTILSIDGGGIRGLIPGTILAFLESELQKLDGEDARLADYFDVITGTSTGGIVTAMLTIPNKQNRPLFAARDINKFYLEHCPKIFPQDKSIFAPATNLVRSLTGPKYDGEHLRHVLRKKFGDTRLDQTLTHVVIPTFDIKHLQPTVFSSFEVRKNPSLNALLSDICIATSAAPTYLPAHGFETKDSAGKIRKFDLIDGSVAANNPSLVAMDAVMKEINRANPDFFPIKPTDYTRFLVLSLGTGSAKCEEKFQATDAAKWGLLGWLTSEGSTPLIDAFMQASSDMVDFHISTVFQALQSEENYIRIQDDTLTGNLSSVDIATKENLNNLVKVGEELLKKQVGRVNLDTGAFAPAYMATNEEALIKLAKLLSREKQLREARSPHGKAVARRQTLV